One window from the genome of Streptomyces cadmiisoli encodes:
- a CDS encoding aminopeptidase P family protein: protein MSEVYAARRTRLRERCNAGGSEAALISRPANVRYLAGAAPRGAVLLLGKREDLLVCIGPPDDKVTEGRPDDALRIHTLPGPGGDAAVAAAGLAATRGADSLAVEEHHLTVARHRAMRSVGSRLRLADVGGAVEQLRVVKDEEEISCLRIGAEIADQALGELLESILVGRTERHLALELERRLVDHGADGPAFATSVATGPNSGRRGHRPTDRRVEEGDFLSVCLGATYRGYRCEIGRTFVIGTSPAEWQIELYDLVFAAQRAGREMLAPGSAYRDVDRATRQVLDSAGYAGSLPPLTGHGVGLEIDEDPQLAPAAMGKLDACVPVTVEPGVHLPGRGGVRIDDTLVVRPEADGGPELLTITTKELLAL from the coding sequence ATGTCAGAGGTGTACGCGGCTCGCCGGACCCGGCTACGGGAGCGCTGCAACGCGGGCGGCAGCGAAGCGGCGCTGATCTCCCGGCCCGCCAACGTGCGCTACCTCGCGGGCGCGGCACCGCGGGGTGCCGTCCTGCTCCTGGGCAAGCGCGAGGACCTGCTGGTGTGTATCGGCCCGCCGGACGACAAAGTGACCGAGGGCCGTCCCGACGACGCGCTGCGCATCCACACCCTGCCCGGCCCGGGCGGTGATGCCGCCGTCGCCGCCGCGGGCCTCGCCGCCACCCGGGGCGCCGATTCGCTGGCCGTCGAGGAACACCACCTCACCGTCGCCCGCCACCGGGCCATGCGCTCGGTCGGCTCCCGGCTGCGGCTGGCCGACGTCGGCGGCGCGGTCGAGCAGCTCAGGGTGGTGAAGGACGAGGAGGAGATCTCCTGTCTGCGCATCGGCGCGGAGATCGCCGACCAGGCCCTCGGCGAACTGCTCGAATCCATCCTCGTCGGCCGGACCGAACGCCACCTGGCCCTCGAACTGGAGCGCCGTCTCGTCGACCACGGCGCCGACGGCCCGGCCTTCGCCACGTCCGTCGCCACCGGGCCGAACTCCGGCCGACGCGGGCACCGCCCCACCGACCGCCGCGTGGAGGAGGGCGACTTCCTCTCCGTATGCCTGGGGGCCACCTATCGCGGCTACCGCTGCGAGATCGGCCGCACCTTCGTGATCGGCACCTCGCCGGCCGAGTGGCAGATCGAGCTCTACGACCTCGTCTTCGCCGCCCAGCGGGCCGGCCGCGAGATGCTGGCGCCCGGCTCCGCCTACCGCGACGTGGACCGTGCCACGCGTCAGGTACTGGACTCCGCGGGGTACGCGGGAAGCCTGCCGCCCCTGACGGGACACGGGGTCGGACTGGAAATCGACGAGGACCCTCAGCTCGCCCCCGCGGCCATGGGTAAACTGGACGCTTGCGTGCCGGTCACCGTCGAACCGGGGGTCCACCTCCCGGGCCGGGGCGGCGTCCGGATCGATGACACGCTCGTCGTACGCCCCGAGGCGGACGGCGGACCCGAGCTACTCACCATCACGACCAAGGAGCTCCTCGCGCTGTAG
- the carA gene encoding glutamine-hydrolyzing carbamoyl-phosphate synthase small subunit yields MTTSIQANASQRRKAPPAVLVLEDGRIFRGRAYGAVGATFGEAVFSTGMTGYQETLTDPSYHRQVVVMTAPHVGNTGVNDEDPESKRIWVAGYVVRDPARVPSNWRSRRSLDDELRRQGVVGISGIDTRALTRHLRERGAMRVGIFSGNALPDEGTMLAEVRQAPEMKGADLSAEVATTEAYVVPAIGEKRFTVAAVDLGIKGMTPHRMAERGIEVHVLPATATAEDVYAVNPDGVFFSNGPGDPSTADHPVSVMRAVLDRGTPLFGICFGNQILGRALGFGTYKLKYGHRGINQPVQDRTTGKVEVTAHNHGFAVDAPLDEVSDTPYGRAEVSHVCLNDDVVEGLRLLDKPAFSVQYHPEAAAGPHDAAYLFDRFVSLMEGQRA; encoded by the coding sequence ATGACGACCTCCATCCAGGCAAACGCTTCACAGAGGCGGAAGGCGCCGCCCGCCGTCCTCGTCCTGGAGGACGGCCGGATCTTCCGCGGCCGTGCCTACGGGGCCGTCGGGGCCACCTTCGGCGAGGCGGTGTTCTCCACCGGCATGACCGGCTACCAGGAGACCCTGACCGACCCCTCCTACCACCGCCAGGTCGTCGTGATGACGGCCCCGCACGTCGGCAACACCGGCGTCAACGACGAGGACCCGGAGTCCAAGCGGATCTGGGTCGCCGGCTACGTGGTCCGCGACCCCGCGCGCGTGCCCTCGAACTGGCGCTCCCGGCGGTCGCTGGACGACGAGCTGCGCCGGCAGGGCGTCGTCGGCATCTCCGGCATCGACACCCGCGCCCTGACGCGTCATCTGCGCGAGCGCGGCGCCATGCGCGTCGGCATCTTCTCCGGCAACGCGCTGCCCGACGAGGGCACCATGCTGGCCGAGGTGCGCCAGGCCCCGGAGATGAAGGGCGCCGACCTGTCGGCGGAGGTCGCCACCACCGAGGCGTACGTCGTCCCCGCGATCGGTGAGAAGCGGTTCACCGTGGCCGCGGTCGACCTCGGCATCAAGGGCATGACCCCGCACCGGATGGCCGAGCGCGGCATCGAGGTGCACGTGCTCCCGGCGACGGCGACCGCCGAGGACGTCTACGCCGTGAACCCGGACGGTGTGTTCTTCTCCAACGGACCGGGCGACCCGTCCACCGCCGACCACCCGGTCTCCGTGATGCGGGCGGTGCTGGACCGTGGCACCCCGCTGTTCGGCATCTGCTTCGGCAACCAGATCCTCGGGCGTGCGCTCGGGTTCGGCACCTACAAGCTGAAGTACGGGCACCGCGGCATCAACCAGCCGGTGCAGGACCGCACGACCGGCAAGGTCGAGGTCACCGCGCACAACCACGGCTTCGCCGTCGACGCCCCGCTCGACGAGGTCTCCGACACCCCCTACGGCCGCGCCGAGGTCTCCCACGTCTGTCTCAACGACGACGTGGTGGAGGGCCTGCGGCTGCTCGACAAGCCGGCCTTCAGCGTCCAGTACCACCCCGAAGCGGCAGCGGGCCCGCATGACGCCGCCTACCTGTTCGACCGCTTCGTCTCCCTGATGGAGGGCCAGCGTGCCTAA
- the bldD gene encoding transcriptional regulator BldD encodes MSSEYAKQLGAKLRAIRTQQGLSLHGVEEKSQGRWKAVVVGSYERGDRAVTVQRLAELADFYGVPVQELLPGTTPGGAAEPPPKLVLDLERLATVPAEKAGPLQRYAATIQSQRGDYNGKVLSIRQDDLRTLAVIYDQSPSVLTEQLISWGVLDADARRAVAHEEG; translated from the coding sequence ATGTCCAGCGAATACGCCAAACAGCTCGGGGCCAAGCTCCGGGCCATCCGCACCCAGCAGGGCCTTTCCCTCCACGGTGTCGAGGAGAAGTCCCAGGGACGCTGGAAGGCGGTCGTGGTCGGTTCGTACGAGCGCGGCGACCGTGCCGTGACCGTGCAGCGCCTCGCCGAATTGGCCGATTTCTACGGCGTACCCGTGCAGGAACTCCTCCCGGGCACCACGCCGGGCGGTGCCGCCGAGCCGCCGCCGAAGCTGGTCCTGGACCTGGAGCGGCTGGCCACGGTGCCGGCCGAGAAGGCGGGCCCCCTCCAGCGCTACGCGGCGACGATCCAGTCCCAGCGCGGCGACTACAACGGCAAGGTGCTCTCGATCCGCCAGGACGACCTGCGCACCCTCGCCGTCATCTACGACCAGTCGCCCTCGGTCCTCACCGAGCAGCTGATCAGCTGGGGTGTCCTGGACGCGGACGCGCGTCGCGCGGTCGCCCACGAGGAGGGCTGA
- a CDS encoding aspartate carbamoyltransferase catalytic subunit: MQRHLISAADLTRDDAVLILDTAEEMSRVADRPIKKLPTLRGRTVVNLFFEDSTRTRISFEAAEKRLSADVINFSAKGSSVSKGESLKDTAQTLEAMGVDAVVIRHGASGAPYRLANSGWIDAAVINAGDGTHQHPTQALLDAFTMRRRLIGRDAGLGQDLAGRRVTVVGDVLHSRVARSNVDLLHTLGAEVTLVAPPTLVPVGVASWPCEVSYDLDAVLPKSDAVMMLRVQRERMNAAFFPTEREYSRRYGLDGDRMAKMPEHAIVMHPGPMVRGMEITAEVADSGRCTAIEQVANGVSIRMAVLYLLLGGNEPAASHTRTEEK; the protein is encoded by the coding sequence ATGCAGCGTCATCTCATCTCGGCCGCCGACCTAACCCGCGACGACGCCGTCCTGATCCTCGACACCGCCGAGGAGATGTCCCGGGTCGCAGACCGGCCGATCAAGAAGTTGCCGACCCTGCGCGGCCGCACCGTGGTGAACCTCTTCTTCGAGGACTCCACCCGCACCCGGATCTCCTTCGAGGCCGCCGAGAAGCGGCTGTCGGCGGACGTCATCAACTTCTCCGCCAAGGGGTCGAGCGTGTCCAAGGGCGAGTCCCTGAAGGACACCGCCCAGACCCTGGAAGCCATGGGCGTCGACGCCGTCGTCATCCGGCACGGCGCCTCCGGTGCGCCGTACCGGCTGGCCAATTCCGGCTGGATCGACGCCGCCGTCATCAACGCCGGTGACGGCACCCACCAGCACCCGACGCAGGCCCTGCTGGACGCCTTCACGATGCGCCGCCGGCTCATCGGCCGGGACGCCGGACTGGGCCAGGACCTGGCCGGACGCCGGGTCACCGTCGTCGGCGACGTCCTGCACAGCCGGGTCGCCCGCTCCAACGTCGATCTGCTGCACACGCTCGGCGCCGAGGTCACCCTGGTCGCCCCGCCGACCCTGGTGCCGGTCGGTGTCGCGTCCTGGCCCTGCGAGGTGTCCTACGACCTCGACGCGGTGCTGCCCAAGTCCGACGCGGTGATGATGCTGCGCGTGCAGCGCGAGCGCATGAACGCCGCGTTCTTCCCGACCGAGCGGGAGTACTCGCGGCGCTACGGCCTCGACGGCGACCGCATGGCGAAGATGCCCGAGCACGCCATCGTGATGCACCCCGGGCCGATGGTCCGCGGCATGGAGATCACCGCCGAGGTCGCCGACTCCGGGCGCTGCACCGCGATCGAGCAGGTCGCCAACGGGGTCTCGATCCGGATGGCCGTCCTCTATCTGCTGCTCGGTGGCAACGAGCCCGCCGCCAGCCACACCCGTACCGAGGAGAAGTAA
- the efp gene encoding elongation factor P translates to MASTNDLKNGMVLKLDGGQLWSVVEFQHVKPGKGPAFVRTKLKNVLSGKVVDKTFNAGVKVETATVDKRDMQFSYMDGDYFVFMDMETYDQLHIERKVVGDAANFLIEGFEANVAQHEGEVLFVELPAAVELTIAETEPGVQGDRSTGGTKPATLETGHQIQVPLFITTGEKIKVDTRTSDYLGRVNS, encoded by the coding sequence GTGGCTTCCACGAACGACCTCAAGAACGGCATGGTGCTCAAGCTCGACGGCGGCCAGCTCTGGTCAGTCGTCGAGTTCCAGCACGTCAAGCCCGGCAAGGGCCCGGCCTTCGTGCGCACCAAGCTCAAGAACGTGCTCTCCGGCAAGGTCGTCGACAAGACCTTCAACGCCGGCGTCAAGGTCGAGACGGCCACCGTCGACAAGCGCGACATGCAGTTCTCGTACATGGACGGCGACTACTTCGTCTTCATGGACATGGAGACCTACGACCAGCTGCACATCGAGCGCAAGGTCGTCGGCGACGCCGCCAACTTCCTGATCGAGGGCTTCGAGGCGAACGTCGCCCAGCACGAGGGCGAGGTGCTCTTCGTCGAGCTTCCGGCCGCCGTCGAGCTGACCATCGCCGAGACCGAGCCGGGCGTCCAGGGCGACCGCTCCACCGGTGGCACCAAGCCCGCCACCCTGGAGACCGGCCACCAGATCCAGGTCCCGCTCTTCATCACCACCGGTGAGAAGATCAAGGTCGACACCCGCACGAGCGACTACCTCGGCCGGGTGAACAGCTAA
- the pyrR gene encoding bifunctional pyr operon transcriptional regulator/uracil phosphoribosyltransferase PyrR yields MDTQASDARPVLEGPDIARVLTRIAHEIVERAKGADDVVLLGIPTRGVFLAQRLAAKLEEITERKTPCGSLDITMYRDDLRMHPPRALARTDIPGDGLDGKLVVLVDDVLFSGRTIRAALDALNDIGRPRAVQLAVLVDRGHRELPIRADYVGKNLPTSLRETVKVQLAEEDGRDTVLLGVKRTAPGEQP; encoded by the coding sequence ATGGACACCCAAGCGTCCGATGCGCGGCCCGTGCTCGAAGGGCCCGACATCGCGCGGGTACTGACCCGCATCGCCCACGAGATCGTCGAGCGCGCCAAGGGCGCCGACGACGTGGTGCTCCTCGGCATTCCGACCCGAGGGGTCTTCCTCGCTCAGCGGCTGGCCGCCAAGCTCGAGGAGATCACCGAGCGCAAGACGCCGTGCGGTTCGCTGGACATCACCATGTACCGCGACGACCTGCGCATGCACCCGCCGCGTGCGCTGGCCCGCACCGACATCCCCGGTGACGGCCTCGACGGCAAGCTCGTCGTGCTCGTCGACGACGTCCTGTTCTCCGGCCGCACCATCCGCGCCGCCCTCGACGCCCTGAACGACATCGGTCGTCCGCGCGCCGTGCAACTCGCGGTCCTCGTCGACCGCGGCCACCGCGAACTGCCCATCCGCGCCGACTACGTCGGCAAGAACCTCCCCACGTCGCTGCGGGAGACGGTCAAGGTCCAGCTCGCCGAGGAGGACGGTCGCGACACCGTGCTGCTCGGCGTCAAGCGGACCGCGCCGGGCGAGCAGCCGTAG
- the carB gene encoding carbamoyl-phosphate synthase large subunit: MPKRTDIQSVLVIGSGPIVIGQAAEFDYSGTQACRVLKSEGLRVVLVNSNPATIMTDPEIADATYVEPITPEFVEKIIARERPDALLPTLGGQTALNAAIALHENGTLEKYGVELIGANVEAIHKGEDRDQFKLVVEAVRGKIGHGESARSVICHSMDDVIGGVEELGGYPVVVRPSFTMGGAGSGFAHDEEELRRIAGQGLTLSPTTEVLLEESILGWKEYELELMRDKHDNVVVVCSIENFDPMGVHTGDSITVAPAMTLTDREYQILRDIGIAVIREVGVDTGGCNIQFAVNPEDGRVIVIEMNPRVSRSSALASKATGFPIAKIAAKLAVGYTLDEIPNDITQETPASFEPTLDYVVVKAPRFAFEKFPSADSTLTTTMKSVGEAMAIGRNFTEAFQKALRSLEKKGSQFTFVGEPGDKTALLAEAVRPTDGRINSVMQAIRAGATPEEVFDATKIDPWFVDQLFLIKEIADELAEAPELTPDLLAEAKRHGFSDHQIGEIRGLREDVVREVRHALGVRPVYKTVDTCAAEFAARTPYFYSSYDEETEVATREKPAVIILGSGPNRIGQGIEFDYSCVHASFALSAAGYETVMVNCNPETVSTDYDTSDRLYFEPLTLEDVLEIVHAEQQAGPIAGVVVQLGGQTPLGLAQALKDNGVPIVGTPPEAIHAAEDRGAFGQVLQEAGLPAPKHGTATTFAEAKAIADEIGYPVLVRPSYVLGGRGMEIVYDETRLSSYIAESTEIGPSRPVLVDRFLDDAIEIDVDALYDGRELYLGGVMEHIEEAGIHSGDSACALPPITLGGFDIKRLRASTAAIAEGVGVRGLINIQFAMAGDILYVLEANPRASRTVPFTSKATAVPLAKAAARISLGATIAELRAEGLLPGQGDGGELPLDAPISVKEAVMPWSRFRDIHGRGVDTILGPEMRSTGEVMGIDSVFGTAYAKSQAGAYGPLPTKGRAFISVANRDKRSMIFPARELVAHGFELLATAGTAEVLKRNGIHATVVRKQSEGTGPDGERTIVQLIHDGEVDLIVNTPYGTGGRLDGYDIRTAAVARSVPCLTTVQALAAAVQGIDALNHGDVGVRSLQEHAEFLTAARD, encoded by the coding sequence GTGCCTAAGCGCACCGATATCCAGTCCGTCCTGGTCATCGGCTCCGGCCCGATCGTCATCGGGCAGGCCGCCGAGTTCGACTACTCCGGCACCCAGGCGTGCCGTGTCCTGAAGTCCGAGGGCCTCCGGGTCGTCCTGGTGAACTCCAACCCGGCGACGATCATGACCGACCCGGAGATCGCCGACGCCACCTACGTCGAGCCGATCACGCCCGAGTTCGTCGAGAAGATCATCGCCCGGGAGCGGCCCGACGCCCTGCTGCCGACGCTCGGCGGTCAGACCGCCCTGAACGCGGCGATCGCCCTGCACGAGAACGGGACGCTGGAGAAGTACGGCGTCGAGCTGATCGGCGCCAACGTCGAGGCGATCCACAAGGGTGAGGACCGCGACCAGTTCAAGCTGGTCGTCGAGGCCGTGCGCGGCAAGATCGGGCACGGCGAGAGCGCCCGCTCGGTCATCTGCCACTCCATGGACGACGTGATCGGGGGCGTCGAGGAACTCGGCGGCTACCCGGTCGTCGTCCGCCCCTCCTTCACCATGGGCGGCGCCGGCTCCGGCTTCGCGCACGACGAGGAGGAACTGCGCCGTATCGCCGGCCAGGGCCTCACCCTCTCGCCGACCACCGAGGTGCTCCTGGAGGAGTCCATCCTCGGCTGGAAGGAGTACGAGCTGGAGCTGATGCGCGACAAGCACGACAACGTCGTGGTCGTCTGCTCCATCGAGAACTTCGACCCGATGGGCGTGCACACCGGTGACTCGATCACCGTCGCCCCGGCGATGACGCTCACCGACCGCGAGTACCAGATCCTGCGCGACATCGGCATCGCCGTCATCCGCGAGGTCGGGGTCGACACCGGCGGCTGCAACATCCAGTTCGCGGTGAACCCCGAGGACGGCCGGGTCATCGTCATCGAGATGAACCCGCGTGTGTCGCGTTCGTCGGCGCTGGCCTCCAAGGCGACCGGCTTCCCGATCGCCAAGATCGCCGCCAAGCTCGCCGTCGGCTACACCCTCGACGAGATCCCCAACGACATCACCCAGGAGACCCCGGCCTCCTTCGAGCCGACCCTGGACTACGTGGTCGTCAAGGCTCCGCGGTTCGCCTTCGAGAAGTTCCCGAGCGCCGACTCCACCCTGACGACCACCATGAAGTCGGTCGGCGAGGCGATGGCCATCGGGCGCAACTTCACCGAGGCGTTCCAGAAGGCGCTGCGCTCGCTGGAGAAGAAGGGCAGCCAGTTCACGTTCGTGGGCGAGCCCGGCGACAAGACCGCCCTGCTCGCGGAGGCCGTACGGCCCACCGACGGGCGGATCAACAGCGTCATGCAGGCCATCCGGGCCGGCGCGACGCCCGAGGAGGTCTTCGACGCGACGAAGATCGACCCGTGGTTCGTCGACCAGCTGTTCCTGATCAAGGAGATCGCCGACGAGCTGGCCGAGGCGCCCGAGCTGACCCCGGACCTGCTCGCCGAGGCCAAGCGGCACGGCTTCTCCGACCACCAGATCGGCGAGATCCGCGGCCTGCGCGAGGACGTCGTCCGCGAGGTGCGGCACGCGCTCGGCGTGCGCCCGGTCTACAAGACGGTCGACACCTGCGCCGCCGAGTTCGCGGCCCGCACCCCGTACTTCTACTCGTCCTACGACGAGGAGACCGAGGTCGCCACCCGCGAGAAGCCGGCCGTCATCATCCTGGGCTCCGGCCCCAACCGCATCGGCCAGGGCATCGAGTTCGACTACTCCTGCGTCCACGCGTCCTTCGCGCTGTCCGCCGCCGGGTACGAGACCGTGATGGTCAACTGCAACCCGGAGACCGTCTCCACGGACTACGACACCTCCGACCGGCTGTACTTCGAGCCGCTGACGCTGGAGGACGTGCTGGAGATCGTCCACGCCGAGCAGCAGGCGGGCCCGATCGCCGGTGTCGTGGTGCAGCTGGGCGGTCAGACGCCGCTGGGCCTGGCCCAGGCGCTCAAGGACAACGGCGTGCCGATCGTCGGCACCCCCCCGGAGGCGATCCACGCCGCCGAGGACCGCGGCGCCTTCGGGCAGGTCCTCCAGGAGGCCGGACTCCCGGCCCCCAAGCACGGCACCGCCACCACGTTCGCCGAGGCCAAGGCCATCGCCGACGAGATCGGCTACCCGGTCCTGGTCCGGCCCTCCTACGTCCTCGGCGGGCGCGGCATGGAGATCGTGTACGACGAGACCCGGCTGTCCTCCTACATCGCCGAGTCCACCGAGATCGGCCCGTCCCGTCCGGTGCTGGTCGACCGGTTCCTCGACGACGCGATCGAGATCGACGTCGACGCGCTCTACGACGGCCGGGAGCTGTACCTCGGCGGCGTCATGGAGCACATCGAGGAGGCCGGCATCCACTCCGGCGACTCGGCCTGCGCCCTGCCGCCCATCACCCTCGGCGGCTTCGACATCAAGCGGCTGCGCGCCTCGACCGCGGCGATCGCCGAGGGCGTCGGCGTCCGCGGTCTGATCAACATCCAGTTCGCGATGGCCGGGGACATCCTCTACGTCCTGGAGGCCAACCCGCGCGCCTCGCGCACCGTCCCCTTCACCTCGAAGGCGACCGCGGTGCCGCTGGCCAAGGCCGCAGCGCGCATCTCGCTGGGCGCGACCATCGCCGAGCTGCGCGCCGAGGGCCTGCTGCCCGGCCAGGGCGACGGCGGTGAGCTGCCGCTGGACGCGCCGATCTCGGTCAAGGAGGCCGTGATGCCGTGGTCCCGGTTCCGGGACATCCACGGCCGCGGCGTGGACACCATCCTCGGCCCGGAGATGCGCTCCACGGGCGAGGTCATGGGCATCGACTCCGTCTTCGGCACGGCGTACGCGAAGTCGCAGGCCGGCGCCTACGGCCCGCTGCCCACCAAGGGCCGCGCCTTCATCTCGGTCGCCAACCGCGACAAGCGCTCGATGATCTTCCCGGCGCGCGAGCTGGTCGCGCACGGCTTCGAGCTGCTCGCCACGGCCGGCACCGCCGAGGTGCTCAAGCGCAACGGCATCCACGCGACGGTCGTGCGCAAGCAGTCCGAGGGCACCGGCCCCGACGGTGAGCGCACCATCGTCCAGCTCATCCACGACGGCGAGGTCGACCTCATCGTCAACACGCCCTACGGCACCGGTGGCCGCCTCGACGGCTACGACATCCGCACCGCGGCCGTGGCGCGCTCCGTGCCGTGTCTGACGACGGTCCAGGCGCTCGCCGCCGCGGTGCAGGGCATCGACGCGCTCAACCACGGCGACGTGGGCGTGCGATCACTCCAGGAACACGCGGAATTCCTGACCGCGGCCCGCGACTAG
- a CDS encoding dihydroorotase, translated as MSKILIRGAKVLGGEPQDVLIDGETVAAVGTGLDAEGAEVVEADGKVLLPGLVDLHTHLREPGREDSETVLTGTRAAASGGFTAVFAMANTFPVADTAGVVEQVWRLGQEHGYCDVQPIGAVTVGLEGGKLAELGAMHESAAGVTVFSDDGKCVHDAVIMRRALEYVKAFGGVVAQHAQEPRLTEGAEMNEGVVSAELGLGGWPAVAEESIIARDVLLAEHVGSRVHICHLSTAGSVEIVRWAKSRGIQVTAEVTPHHLLLTDELVRTYDPVYKVNPPLRTERDVLALREALADGTIDIVATDHAPHPHEDKDCEWAAAAMGMVGLETALSVVQETMVETGLLDWAGVADRMSFTPARIGRATGHGRPVSAGEPANLTLVDTAYRGSVDPAGFASRSRNTPYEGRELPGRVTHTWLRGKATLVDGKLT; from the coding sequence ATGAGCAAGATCCTTATCCGTGGTGCGAAGGTGCTCGGCGGCGAGCCGCAGGACGTGCTGATCGACGGCGAGACCGTGGCCGCCGTGGGCACCGGTCTCGACGCGGAGGGCGCCGAGGTCGTCGAGGCCGACGGCAAGGTGCTGCTGCCCGGACTCGTCGACCTGCACACCCACCTGCGCGAGCCGGGCCGCGAGGACTCCGAGACCGTGCTGACCGGTACCCGCGCCGCGGCGTCCGGCGGTTTCACCGCCGTCTTCGCGATGGCCAACACCTTCCCGGTGGCCGACACGGCGGGCGTGGTCGAGCAGGTCTGGCGGCTGGGGCAGGAGCACGGCTACTGCGACGTGCAGCCGATCGGCGCCGTCACCGTCGGCCTGGAGGGCGGCAAGCTCGCCGAACTGGGCGCCATGCACGAGTCGGCGGCCGGTGTCACCGTGTTCTCGGACGACGGCAAGTGCGTGCACGACGCCGTGATCATGCGCCGGGCCCTGGAGTACGTGAAGGCCTTCGGCGGCGTCGTCGCCCAGCACGCGCAGGAGCCCCGGCTGACCGAGGGCGCCGAGATGAACGAGGGTGTGGTCTCCGCCGAACTCGGGCTCGGCGGCTGGCCCGCCGTCGCCGAGGAGTCGATCATCGCCCGGGACGTGCTGCTCGCCGAGCACGTCGGCTCCCGGGTGCACATCTGCCACCTGTCGACCGCCGGCTCCGTCGAGATCGTGCGCTGGGCCAAGTCCCGCGGCATCCAGGTCACCGCCGAGGTGACCCCGCACCACCTCCTGCTCACCGACGAACTGGTCCGGACGTACGACCCGGTCTACAAGGTGAACCCGCCGCTGCGCACCGAGCGGGACGTCCTCGCCCTGCGCGAGGCGCTCGCCGACGGCACGATCGACATCGTCGCCACCGACCACGCGCCGCACCCGCACGAGGACAAGGACTGCGAGTGGGCCGCCGCGGCCATGGGCATGGTCGGCCTGGAGACCGCGCTGTCGGTGGTCCAGGAGACGATGGTCGAAACCGGACTGCTCGACTGGGCCGGTGTCGCGGACCGCATGTCGTTCACGCCGGCGCGGATCGGACGGGCCACGGGCCATGGACGCCCCGTCTCGGCAGGTGAGCCCGCCAACCTGACGCTGGTGGACACGGCATACCGTGGGTCCGTGGACCCCGCGGGCTTCGCCTCGCGCAGCCGCAACACCCCCTACGAGGGTCGTGAGCTGCCGGGCCGTGTCACGCACACCTGGCTCCGGGGCAAGGCCACGCTCGTCGACGGGAAGCTCACGTGA
- the nusB gene encoding transcription antitermination factor NusB, whose product MAARNTARKRAFQILFEGDQRGVDVLTVLADWIRHSRTDTRQPPVSEYTMQLVEGYAEHETRIDELIAQYSVGWTLDRMPVVDRNILRLGAYELIWVDETPDAVVLDEMVQLAKEFSTDESPSFVNGLLGRLKELKPSLRRVEED is encoded by the coding sequence GTGGCTGCCCGCAACACGGCCCGCAAACGCGCCTTCCAGATCCTCTTCGAGGGCGACCAGCGCGGGGTCGACGTCCTGACGGTCCTCGCGGACTGGATCCGGCACTCCCGGACCGACACCCGGCAGCCGCCGGTGAGCGAGTACACGATGCAGCTGGTCGAGGGGTACGCCGAGCACGAGACCCGGATCGACGAGCTGATCGCGCAGTACTCCGTCGGCTGGACGCTCGACCGGATGCCGGTCGTCGACCGCAACATCCTGCGGCTGGGAGCCTACGAGCTGATCTGGGTCGACGAGACCCCGGACGCCGTCGTGCTCGACGAGATGGTGCAGCTGGCGAAGGAGTTCTCCACGGACGAGTCGCCCTCGTTCGTGAACGGCCTGCTGGGCCGTCTCAAGGAGCTCAAGCCCTCGCTGCGCCGCGTCGAAGAGGACTGA